Proteins from one Candidatus Margulisiibacteriota bacterium genomic window:
- a CDS encoding protein phosphatase 2C domain-containing protein gives MPVKFDRIDRKFLAGVRTRTLAHATWRGPLLRIAERVLKPIATGQQAVSREIKLDALRLQAEINAAMRKLPLERPALVVKAKTPEKTGGEILGEPFVGEMIGGGAEGRVAEISAGNAASAGLTGNGGRSNNEDALLVARYSTADKDQFLLLVADGLGGHGDGEKASAAAAASFRAAFALAPDFRFVDGLNAAANNLATQKAEGLTDKQAATTVAAIQINATDNRAVVNSLGDSRAYLFRDGELYLLTRDGINLDNFYQAMKDQPGFAKDYPNIAALYAHLAGEGLGRFDALRAPFAPQLARLIDAASRDFRDSRSPLAGSLINNAVGASKPFVILPETALELKTGDLLILATDGAFEAVPSFDALAEIIRQNQGKAPAELADLINAAAQKQASDNQTIAIYRHGEVVLEVSESMEIHEPPAAPPAPVPVQKPVDLPPVREESWAPPPPQAAAADPLAQQIGALRSDLLQVAEPLLQQQTVARNTLEKQQRYLLGLQQERQLKLDNIELQVTLAREHAEQRIKHLKDAMTKAIDERRAKVIEELRGIWQEIDPEILAKRVSVIDQEDPEIISIRARYESKIAATTTEAADSIALLSNQSSPIWRVVGSLAAEIKEQEALVEAAHTVAGAIADKMHDYEAARGALTEISERLAKAAGLAGSIKDFLTALTPVPAAEEDAPTAVRNIPAKAAAEEDAPTTVMPITKWKDPDVIRILNTTITIAEKAKVLGILAGQGNKEAAAALLLPEFQV, from the coding sequence TCAACGCCGCCATGCGCAAACTGCCGCTCGAACGGCCGGCCCTGGTCGTCAAGGCCAAGACGCCCGAAAAAACGGGCGGCGAGATATTGGGCGAACCGTTCGTCGGCGAGATGATCGGCGGCGGCGCTGAAGGCCGCGTTGCCGAGATCAGCGCCGGGAATGCGGCGTCCGCCGGTTTGACCGGTAACGGGGGAAGGTCCAATAACGAGGACGCCCTCCTGGTCGCCCGCTATTCCACCGCCGACAAGGACCAATTCCTCCTCCTGGTCGCCGACGGTCTCGGCGGCCACGGCGACGGGGAAAAGGCCTCAGCAGCCGCCGCCGCGTCGTTCCGCGCCGCCTTCGCTCTGGCCCCTGATTTCCGTTTTGTCGACGGCCTAAATGCCGCGGCCAACAATCTGGCCACCCAGAAAGCCGAAGGGCTGACCGACAAACAGGCCGCCACGACCGTCGCCGCCATCCAGATCAACGCCACGGATAACCGGGCCGTCGTCAATTCGCTCGGCGATTCGCGTGCGTACCTGTTCCGCGACGGCGAGCTCTACCTGCTGACCCGCGACGGCATCAACCTCGACAATTTTTATCAGGCGATGAAAGATCAGCCCGGTTTCGCCAAGGACTACCCGAACATCGCCGCCCTGTACGCCCACCTGGCCGGCGAAGGGCTCGGCCGTTTCGACGCCCTGCGGGCGCCGTTCGCGCCGCAGCTCGCCCGCCTGATCGACGCCGCCAGCCGCGACTTCCGCGATTCCCGCTCGCCGCTTGCCGGTTCGCTGATCAACAACGCGGTCGGCGCCAGCAAGCCGTTCGTTATCCTGCCCGAAACGGCGCTCGAGCTGAAAACCGGCGACCTGCTTATCCTGGCGACCGACGGCGCGTTCGAAGCGGTTCCGTCGTTCGACGCCCTGGCCGAAATCATCCGCCAGAACCAGGGGAAGGCCCCGGCCGAACTGGCCGACCTGATCAACGCCGCCGCCCAGAAACAGGCGTCCGACAACCAGACGATCGCCATTTACCGGCACGGGGAAGTGGTCCTGGAAGTTTCCGAATCGATGGAAATTCACGAGCCGCCGGCCGCTCCGCCGGCGCCGGTGCCGGTCCAAAAACCGGTCGATCTGCCGCCGGTCCGCGAAGAGAGCTGGGCTCCCCCGCCCCCCCAAGCGGCCGCCGCCGACCCTTTGGCCCAACAGATCGGCGCCTTAAGGAGCGATCTCCTGCAGGTCGCCGAACCGCTCCTGCAGCAACAGACCGTGGCGAGAAACACCCTGGAAAAACAGCAAAGATATTTACTCGGTCTGCAGCAGGAACGGCAGCTCAAACTCGACAATATCGAGCTGCAGGTCACCCTGGCGCGCGAACACGCGGAACAGCGGATCAAGCACCTGAAAGACGCCATGACCAAAGCGATCGACGAGCGCCGCGCCAAAGTGATCGAGGAGCTCCGCGGGATCTGGCAGGAGATCGATCCCGAAATACTCGCCAAGCGGGTCTCCGTCATCGACCAGGAAGATCCCGAGATCATCTCGATCCGCGCCCGCTACGAGTCGAAGATCGCGGCGACGACCACCGAAGCGGCGGATTCCATCGCCTTGCTGTCCAACCAATCCTCGCCGATCTGGCGCGTGGTCGGTTCCTTGGCGGCCGAGATCAAAGAACAGGAAGCCCTGGTCGAAGCGGCGCACACCGTCGCCGGCGCGATCGCGGACAAGATGCACGACTACGAAGCCGCCCGCGGCGCCCTCACGGAGATCAGCGAACGGCTGGCCAAAGCCGCCGGCCTGGCCGGTTCGATCAAGGATTTTCTTACCGCTTTAACGCCGGTGCCGGCCGCGGAAGAAGACGCGCCGACCGCCGTCCGGAACATACCGGCCAAAGCGGCGGCGGAAGAAGACGCGCCGACCACGGTAATGCCGATCACGAAATGGAAAGACCCGGACGTTATCCGGATCTTAAACACCACTATCACCATCGCCGAAAAAGCCAAAGTGCTCGGCATCCTGGCCGGCCAGGGGAACAAGGAAGCGGCCGCCGCCCTGCTTTTGCCGGAGTTCCAGGTCTGA